One segment of Synergistaceae bacterium DNA contains the following:
- a CDS encoding recombinase RecJ, translating to MVERCFVDDLNIVRPSTTTADLSVKLGCNLFQAALLEMRGITVDSSVSEIESWLNPNMEKLLETLNLGTDSSEAVALMRNLSSRSEVLVYGDYDVDGISSTAIATEIAMTKGASVRYYIPHRFSKGYGLHTDIAQNIAKRKFDLVIVVDCGSKDVEAVKIIKDSGIPVIIFDHHLVEGTPALQDTMVNPQISGDSMAKKLCAAAVVWSWAWQNEILPPKKLIKMLDLVALATIADCVSMASPLNRSLVQKGIQVLRTAPRQGLHMLMEKLDIVPALLVEEDLSMRIIPSLNAAGRLDVADTAVKILFSGDNLESFVDKIIFLNQKRRALSSKVLAQVDASEEPDYHYVLTNDEWVVGILSSVASRVCLSKNAPVALVAPVGENMRGTLRMPKGGDAVAILKELSPLLNTWGGHKLAAGFSVSDSNWSELRDKMEYLLSKAETNGEKEEVLYWEPSELPLDVWKRGEEIGPFGMDNPAPKLYSPYKGIAELSPLGKTGRHVKIDIGDSTLIGFDAVNMLNDTSDFEGWAYKPRINTWRNMTNLQLILDKIVVS from the coding sequence TTGGTAGAACGCTGTTTTGTAGATGATTTAAATATAGTTAGACCATCAACCACAACTGCAGACTTGTCTGTGAAATTGGGATGCAACCTGTTCCAAGCGGCACTGCTTGAAATGAGAGGCATTACAGTAGATTCATCCGTCTCAGAAATAGAGAGCTGGTTAAATCCGAACATGGAAAAATTGCTGGAAACCCTTAATTTAGGGACAGACAGCTCTGAAGCTGTGGCTTTGATGCGGAATCTCTCTAGCAGATCAGAAGTTCTCGTATATGGAGACTATGATGTGGACGGGATTTCGTCTACGGCGATAGCCACGGAAATAGCAATGACCAAAGGTGCAAGTGTAAGATATTATATTCCCCACAGGTTTAGTAAGGGGTACGGGTTGCACACAGACATCGCACAAAACATAGCTAAAAGAAAGTTTGACTTGGTTATAGTTGTTGATTGTGGCTCTAAAGACGTGGAAGCCGTCAAAATAATTAAAGATAGTGGAATTCCAGTCATTATCTTTGACCACCACCTTGTTGAAGGCACTCCTGCACTGCAGGATACGATGGTAAACCCCCAAATATCAGGGGATAGCATGGCGAAAAAATTATGTGCAGCCGCTGTTGTTTGGAGTTGGGCTTGGCAAAATGAGATACTGCCGCCCAAAAAACTCATAAAAATGTTGGATTTAGTAGCTTTGGCCACTATTGCGGACTGTGTATCCATGGCTTCACCTTTAAACAGGAGTTTGGTACAAAAGGGAATTCAAGTGCTTCGAACTGCTCCGCGACAAGGGCTCCATATGCTCATGGAAAAACTAGATATAGTTCCTGCTTTGCTAGTAGAAGAAGATTTATCTATGCGGATAATTCCAAGCTTGAATGCTGCTGGTCGTTTGGACGTAGCTGATACTGCTGTAAAAATACTTTTTTCCGGTGACAATCTAGAGAGTTTTGTTGATAAAATAATTTTCTTAAATCAAAAACGGAGAGCTCTTTCCTCAAAGGTCCTTGCACAGGTTGATGCATCCGAAGAACCGGATTATCATTATGTTTTAACCAATGATGAATGGGTTGTCGGAATACTGAGCAGTGTTGCTAGCAGGGTTTGCCTCAGCAAAAATGCACCAGTAGCACTTGTGGCACCTGTAGGCGAAAATATGCGAGGCACCTTGCGTATGCCGAAAGGCGGAGATGCCGTGGCAATTTTAAAAGAACTTTCTCCGCTTCTAAACACTTGGGGAGGTCATAAGTTAGCAGCCGGCTTCAGCGTTTCTGACTCTAATTGGTCAGAATTGAGAGATAAAATGGAATACCTTCTTTCCAAGGCAGAGACAAATGGAGAGAAGGAAGAAGTTCTGTATTGGGAGCCCTCAGAACTGCCTCTTGATGTTTGGAAAAGGGGGGAAGAAATAGGCCCCTTCGGAATGGATAACCCCGCTCCGAAACTTTACTCTCCTTATAAAGGCATTGCAGAACTCTCTCCCTTAGGTAAGACGGGGAGACATGTAAAAATAGATATAGGAGACTCCACTTTAATTGGGTTTGATGCAGTAAACATGCTTAATGACACGAGTGACTTTGAAGGTTGGGCATATAAACCTAGAATCAATACGTGGCGCAACATGACCAATCTTCAGTTAATATTAGATAAAATAGTTGTTTCATAG